GGCCATCTGGTTGAAGCTCAAGTCAAGGTACTCAAGGGACTTAAGACCTTTAAAAGCAGCTGAAACAGCATCCTCTTTCAGTTGATTGTGTTGGAGGTGGACGAAGGTCAGGTTTACCAGTCCATCGAAGGAGCCAAGCTTCGTTATCTTGTTGTGCGTAAGCTGGAGATCCACCAGGGACTTGGGGAGTGGGCCCACAGACTCCGTAAGGTTGTTGTAATTTATATGCAGCTTCTTAAGTTGTTTCAGTTTAgagaaaatttttccttttatcttggAATTTTCTAGAAGGTTATGATCTAGAATGAGCCACTGCAGATCAGTGACGTTTTCAAAGGCCTTTTCATCAATATGGTCGATCTGGTTATTCCTAAGGTAGAGATACTTGATTCCAGGAGGCACCATCGGCACACTTTTCAATTTCAGCTCATCGCAGTACATGGCTGTTGGATAGCTTTCAGGGCAGTTACATTCTGGTGCACAGTTTGGTGATGATCGCCCATAAATCGATAGAGGGAAATCATAATCGTCATAGTAATAACCGCTGGCACCACCAGTTAATGCCAAGAGGAGAATAAACACACCTAGATTCATGTTTGGCAAATGCTTTGACTcctaaataaagtgaaaacatattATTATAAAACAGTACACTTTCAGGAAAAGGATATTGGATTTGCAATGT
The genomic region above belongs to Prionailurus bengalensis isolate Pbe53 chromosome B4, Fcat_Pben_1.1_paternal_pri, whole genome shotgun sequence and contains:
- the LUM gene encoding lumican produces the protein MNLGVFILLLALTGGASGYYYDDYDFPLSIYGRSSPNCAPECNCPESYPTAMYCDELKLKSVPMVPPGIKYLYLRNNQIDHIDEKAFENVTDLQWLILDHNLLENSKIKGKIFSKLKQLKKLHINYNNLTESVGPLPKSLVDLQLTHNKITKLGSFDGLVNLTFVHLQHNQLKEDAVSAAFKGLKSLEYLDLSFNQMAKLPSGLPASLLTLYLDNNKISNIPDEYFKRFSGLQYLRLSHNELADSGVPGNSFNVSSLLELDLSYNKLKNIPTVNENLENYYLEVNELEKFEVKSFCKILGPLSYSKIKHLRLDGNRLTHTSLPPDMYECLRVANEITVN